One window of the Fibrobacter sp. UWP2 genome contains the following:
- a CDS encoding M23 family metallopeptidase, with the protein MKKVEIHVFPDKTTGSKNYRFSFVGLVVAVVCVVLAVVGFFVFSPDRIADNLSNGNALAVYRQNKVIKKEIKQIRESVDESILQAEEIRSLRDSTVYMGGLGFTLEETTNEVLEGPRKSLNEMEKTFHKLIDRLEGDSALAAAIPVIHPFKNGHAVKNRFEMIYDPFTEQELPHRGIDYVAQVGDTVVATGAGTVVEVRSHRGFGLSMKIEHLPKVRTFYAHLGKALVQNGAKVKRGDPIAIIGESGRESSVGLHYEIRLDGVPINPEDYFITK; encoded by the coding sequence GTGAAGAAGGTCGAGATACACGTATTCCCCGACAAGACCACGGGCAGCAAGAACTACAGGTTCTCGTTTGTGGGCCTTGTGGTCGCCGTCGTGTGCGTCGTGCTCGCCGTGGTAGGCTTTTTTGTTTTTTCGCCCGACCGCATTGCCGACAACCTCTCCAACGGGAACGCGCTCGCGGTGTACCGCCAGAACAAGGTCATTAAAAAAGAGATCAAGCAGATTCGCGAATCGGTGGACGAGTCCATTTTGCAGGCCGAAGAGATCCGCTCGCTGCGCGACAGCACCGTCTACATGGGCGGACTCGGTTTTACGCTCGAGGAGACGACGAACGAGGTGCTCGAGGGTCCTCGCAAAAGCTTGAACGAAATGGAAAAGACCTTCCACAAGCTCATAGACCGCCTGGAGGGCGACTCCGCCTTGGCGGCCGCGATTCCCGTGATTCACCCGTTCAAGAACGGGCATGCGGTCAAGAACCGCTTCGAAATGATTTACGATCCGTTCACCGAGCAGGAACTGCCGCACCGCGGCATCGACTACGTGGCGCAGGTGGGCGATACCGTCGTGGCGACGGGCGCAGGCACCGTGGTCGAGGTCCGTTCCCATCGCGGGTTCGGGCTCTCCATGAAAATCGAGCACCTTCCCAAGGTCCGCACGTTCTATGCGCATCTGGGCAAGGCGCTGGTGCAAAATGGTGCCAAGGTCAAGCGTGGTGACCCCATCGCCATCATTGGCGAGAGCGGTCGCGAGTCCAGCGTGGGCTTGCACTACGAAATCCGCCTAGACGGCGTGCCCATCAACCCCGAAGACTATTTTATAACAAAGTAA
- a CDS encoding haloacid dehalogenase-like hydrolase translates to MASSPFEQNIIAMVWDCDKTLISSYMQEPLFRHFNVDGAQFWKEVNGLKAYYGRQGISVNQDTSYLNHILTYVKAGLFKGLNNRLLREFGKELVFYPGLPEFFGEIKKLIEDDPKYKAFDIRLEHYVVSTGFAETIRGSAIAPFVEGIFGCEFIEVPASVGYPQDGDSGHGEISQIACALDNTSKTRYLFEINKGSNKYPDTIDVNSTIAREVRRVPFENMVYVADGPSDVPAFSILNYNGGSTFAVYPAGDVNAFKQVDALRRDGRVQMFGEADYRPAKQSWLWLTEKARAIADSIAAKKQAAIKNSASNPPTHLN, encoded by the coding sequence ATGGCCTCTTCTCCGTTTGAACAGAACATCATTGCCATGGTGTGGGATTGCGACAAGACGCTTATCAGCTCTTACATGCAGGAGCCCCTGTTCCGCCATTTTAATGTGGACGGCGCACAGTTCTGGAAAGAGGTGAACGGCCTCAAGGCATACTACGGCAGGCAGGGAATCTCGGTGAACCAGGACACCAGCTACCTGAACCATATCTTGACCTACGTGAAGGCTGGTCTCTTCAAGGGGCTAAACAACCGCCTGCTTCGCGAATTCGGCAAGGAGCTCGTTTTTTACCCGGGCCTTCCGGAATTCTTTGGCGAAATCAAAAAGCTCATTGAGGACGATCCCAAGTACAAGGCGTTCGACATCCGCCTGGAACATTACGTTGTTAGTACCGGTTTTGCCGAGACCATTCGCGGGAGCGCCATAGCACCTTTTGTTGAGGGTATTTTTGGTTGCGAGTTTATTGAAGTCCCTGCGTCGGTGGGCTACCCACAAGACGGGGACTCCGGGCACGGCGAGATATCGCAAATAGCCTGCGCCCTCGACAACACTTCCAAGACCCGCTACCTGTTCGAGATCAACAAGGGCAGCAACAAGTACCCCGACACCATCGACGTGAATTCGACGATTGCACGCGAGGTGCGTCGCGTGCCCTTCGAGAACATGGTGTATGTGGCCGACGGCCCCTCGGACGTGCCCGCCTTCAGCATTTTGAACTACAATGGCGGAAGCACGTTCGCCGTGTACCCTGCGGGCGATGTGAATGCCTTTAAGCAGGTGGACGCGCTGCGCCGCGACGGCCGTGTGCAGATGTTCGGCGAGGCCGACTACCGCCCCGCCAAGCAGTCGTGGCTGTGGCTGACCGAAAAGGCGCGTGCCATCGCCGACTCGATTGCCGCCAAAAAGCAGGCCGCCATCAAGAACAGCGCCAGCAACCCTCCGACACACCTGAACTAG
- a CDS encoding Rne/Rng family ribonuclease, translating into MANKCKRGILISKTPYEKRIAIMEDGELAELVVESVSSTRVLGNIYKGVVQKVLPALKAAFIDIGLEKAGFLHQDDAMDRNELLRREYGDDDDEGGTSKEVSIDEILQEGQEIMVQVVKEPISTKGARLTTHLSFAGRFLVCMPGTNFIGVSKRERDPAKRREFKKVVRRLKARDVGYIVRTNGLNESEFEISKQMRELESKWEQTKYNFENQPAETCIYEESDSIEQTVREYFGDNTDYVYIDNRDEYFALRDYLKVLSPDKLDKVKLWSSSESLFEYFKIENDYARSLQRQVPLPRGGNLVIEQTEALVSIDVNTGPKVHGKDQGKIILETNIDACHEIAKQLRLRDVGGLIIIDFIDMETDADREAVYQEFRKAIRRDKAPISPAPISQFGLMEVTRKRVRVNLMTEKTELCPICHGGGRIPTMESTLGMIDRWMARARAKGHIREITMVVGTQLVDVLCRDMARMFHYLEYKHGMKINLVEDDHAHTNQFWMYNKANEDITEEYNFA; encoded by the coding sequence ATGGCAAATAAGTGTAAGCGCGGAATCTTGATTAGCAAGACGCCCTACGAAAAGCGCATCGCCATCATGGAAGACGGCGAACTTGCGGAATTGGTCGTAGAGAGCGTCTCGTCTACTCGAGTTCTGGGCAATATATATAAGGGTGTCGTTCAAAAGGTGCTCCCCGCCTTGAAGGCCGCGTTCATCGATATCGGTCTCGAAAAGGCAGGGTTCCTCCATCAGGACGATGCCATGGACAGGAACGAGTTGTTGCGTCGCGAATATGGCGACGACGACGACGAGGGCGGCACTTCCAAGGAAGTCTCCATTGACGAGATTCTCCAGGAAGGCCAGGAAATCATGGTCCAGGTGGTCAAGGAACCGATCAGCACCAAGGGCGCCCGTTTGACGACGCACTTGAGCTTTGCCGGGCGTTTCCTTGTGTGCATGCCCGGCACCAACTTCATTGGCGTTTCAAAGCGTGAACGCGACCCGGCCAAGCGCCGCGAGTTCAAGAAGGTGGTTCGCCGCCTCAAGGCCCGCGACGTGGGCTACATCGTGCGCACTAACGGCCTCAACGAGTCGGAGTTCGAAATCAGCAAGCAGATGCGCGAACTCGAGAGCAAGTGGGAACAGACGAAGTACAACTTCGAGAACCAGCCTGCCGAGACCTGCATTTACGAGGAGTCGGATTCCATTGAACAGACGGTGCGCGAATACTTCGGTGACAACACCGACTACGTGTACATCGACAACCGCGACGAGTACTTCGCCCTTCGCGACTACCTCAAGGTGCTCTCGCCCGACAAACTCGACAAGGTGAAACTCTGGAGCAGCAGCGAAAGCCTGTTCGAATACTTCAAGATCGAGAACGACTACGCCCGTTCTTTGCAGCGCCAGGTACCGCTCCCGCGAGGTGGCAATCTAGTGATTGAACAGACCGAGGCGCTCGTGTCCATTGACGTGAACACCGGTCCCAAGGTGCACGGCAAGGACCAGGGCAAGATTATCCTCGAAACAAACATTGACGCCTGCCACGAAATCGCAAAGCAGCTCCGCCTGCGCGATGTGGGCGGTCTCATCATCATCGACTTCATCGACATGGAAACGGACGCCGACCGCGAGGCGGTGTACCAGGAGTTCCGCAAGGCGATCCGCCGCGACAAGGCTCCTATTAGCCCGGCCCCCATCAGCCAGTTCGGCCTCATGGAAGTGACCCGCAAGCGCGTCCGCGTGAACCTCATGACCGAGAAGACGGAACTCTGCCCCATTTGCCACGGCGGTGGCCGCATCCCGACCATGGAATCCACGCTTGGCATGATTGACCGCTGGATGGCCCGCGCCCGCGCCAAGGGACACATCCGTGAAATCACGATGGTCGTCGGTACGCAGCTCGTGGACGTGCTCTGCCGCGACATGGCCCGCATGTTCCACTACCTGGAGTACAAGCATGGCATGAAGATCAACCTGGTGGAAGACGATCATGCCCATACGAACCAGTTTTGGATGTACAACAAGGCCAACGAGGACATTACCGAAGAATACAACTTCGCCTAA